In Desulfonatronum thioautotrophicum, the DNA window GTATGCGTCCTCGCCTTTTGTCGGTTAGGTCAATTGAAACCTCCTCAATCATTATTCAACTTCGTCGTAATTCCCTCAAATTTTGATCAATTAACTTAATTTTTTGAATAATCTTCATGTGACAAGCTTCTTTTTTTAGCTTGAAGCCAAAACTTTAACTATACTCAGCTTTAAAAAAAAATCAACCTTTTTTTGAAATTTTATAAACAAAACACAAGTACCCTTTCAAAATAGATTTACATCATCCCGGTTTTGGCTGATATCCATGGCGAAATTTTACATTTCGTTGTTTCCATCTCTCGGAGATCGAGGGGCTTGAACTGTTATGCTCACTTGGCGGATAGCTTCCGTACGGGTTTAAAGCTTGTCAGCCATTTGGTACCTGGGTGATTTTTTGTATTCGCGTTTTCAATAACTATGGATCATCATGACGCACCTCCTTCACAACAACGTAAAGATGTCATTTCTATCGGGAAGTGCACAAAAAAAGTACAATTTAATGAAATTATTGTTAAAAAGATTGACAGATGGTGGGGAGGCAGGATTGTGATTTCGTGTTGCACAATCCAAGCATGAATTTTCAGAAGTTTCGGTCCGCCAAAGAATGAGTTTATTTATCTAGGCATTGCGCAACTTCTTCTCAGAAACTGTCTGAAATATAGATGAACTTCTGTCTACAGTTCTGATTTTGAGCATCTTTTTCAAAAGAAAAGGGCACATGTCTTGTTGAGAAAAGTCTATCCAACTGACCTGAGTGACACCCAGCGGGACAAATGGAGAGTCGGTTACCTTTATAAGGAATTGTCGGAAGAGGCCGCAAAAGAGAGCACTACTAAACAGGTAACTTGTGGACGCGGTCATGTGTATTCTGGTCTCCAGATGTGGCTGGAGAATGCTCCCAAAATGACCTGCCGCCGATGGAAGACAATGTATATTTACTTTCGAACCTTGGCCAAAGACGGAACTGCCCTGAACGTACATGACATGTTGCGAGGCAAATTTCGCCAAACGGCAGGAAGAGACCCCGAGTCGAGTGTGGTGTTATCGACTACCAGTCGATAAAAAAAATAGTTTATCAGCGGCTTTCTGGGATACGACCGTGCCCCAGGCGATTCGGGCATTCTACGATTCAACGGATTTCGAGGATGCCATCAGCACCGCTGTTTCTCTGGGCGGGGGCTGCGATACATTGACCTGCATCACCGGAGGGATTGCCTAGGAATTTTACGGTGGGGTGCCGGAACATATCTAGAAAAAATATATGGGATTCTGGACGAGTGTCCGTTAAGCTGTAGAATCAGTACAGCTTGTCAATGAAAGCTTTCATTCAGGAGGTGATGTTGTGGTAGTGCGTGGGCGAAACCAGCACCAGCCCCTTTGCATGATGGATTTCGGGATTCTAGCATGCTCATGCCGTCAACCAAGCCGGTACAAATCTGGTCCTTGAGGCATTTCTCGCACCCGATGTATGCCAAGATTGAATGCCTCACAAATGAATGCCGGCAGCGGGGACTTCGTTTTCCCGAGCCCCGTTGAGGATCTGCTCAAGAAGCACGTCCGAATTGCCGTTCTTTCTCGGGCTGACACCCACGCCTAATATTGATTCGTGGGGCGGATGTTCTTACAGCGGATTCCGAAACTGAGTCAAAATCATGTGCTCCCTCCAAATTTCTTTACTCCAAAACCACACGATATCGCTTGTTCCCCACAGTCTTTTCAGACACACCGACCCAGGAGGCCGTGACCCGGATGATCTTGTCTTCCTTGTAGCCGGATTCTTTTTTGAGCCTTCGCAGATGCGCCCTTCGCTCATGGGGCATGGGAGATTTCCGGTCCACGTGGTCCTGCATGTCACCGCCGGTCTGCACCGGACCCATATCTGCCGGTTTCTAATTGAACCCACCTTTCAACATTCTGCTATATTACATTTTTTCTTTTGTGCTTGGCTGATATTTCGGTTTTATCAATTTGATTCACAGAGATTTTGCAAAAATTTTTGTATATTGATGATATTTCACCTGAATTGCGCTTTCACAGTGATTTTTGATGCATTATGAAGGTCAACATCCAAGCCCGGTGCTGTCTGCATGGTAAGCGTGAGCGCAATCTGGACACGTTTTGTTCGATCTGTGGATTACAGGAATAGCGTTGAATTCGGATGGACAACGCAAAAAGGGTCAGGCTCACGATGGAGAACCTGACCCTTATTAGAAGCGGGACGGGGTATTGGTTATTCGGTCTTGGCTGGAATCTTGGGGGCGTGCGGGCCTTGAGTTCGGTAGCTTATAGCTGGGTGGATGTGCAGGATTTCGGCGCGGTGGAAAAGCCTGTCGACCACGGCGTTAACCACGGAGGGGTTGCCCAAAGCCGCGCCCCATTCTTCGATGTTGAGGTAAGAGGTCACAACCAGGCAGACCCTGTCCTGGCATGCGTTGACCAAGTCCAGGAGCAGGCTCGGGTATTCGTGCTTGGTGCGGATAAAGTTGACGTCGTCGAGGATCAGAAGGTCCAGCTTGGACAATCCGACCAGGAGTTCGTCGGTGGAGTCGTCGGCTAGGCTGGCATAAAGTTGGGCCAGGATTTCCTGCAATCTGAAGAACTTGGCCTTGAGGCCGAGTTCACAGGTCTTTATGCCGAGTGCTGTAGCAATATGGGTTTTGCCGCACCCGGAAGCACCGAGGATCAGTAAGGGGCTTTTGTGGCGCACAAAGGCGAGCTGCCGCAAGTTTTTGAGGTGCTCTACATTGAGCCCGGGTTGGAAGTTCCAGTCGAAGTTTTCAAAGGTCATATGCCTGGGAAAGCAGGCCTTATCGATGCGGCGTTGCACGGCACGTTGCCGTCTTCCGGTGATCTGAGCGTCCAGCAGGTGGCTGATGAACTCCAAATGGCCTTGCCTTTCCTTCACGGCGTGGTGCAGGCTGGTCTCCAGGGATTGAGCCATATCCTTGAGCAGGAGGTTTTTTAGATCCTTTTGGACTTTTTCAAGCAGGATTTGATCCATCCTGTACCTCCTGACCTTGAATCAGTTTGTCGTAACGCCCCAGGTCATGCTGTTGTACGGCCTGGGCTTTGAGCCACTGGCGGATGTTTTCGGGCATGGCCGTGGTTTGACCACGGCGCAGATTTTTACCTTGGATGACGCGTAACACGGTTTGGGCGTCGTAGGCGCCGTACTTGGCGGCATGGTTGATGGCGCCGAGTACGACCTCTTGGCCGTGGCGGTCGGCGAGCTTGAGGATGCGTTGCATGTGATAGCCAGCAGCTCCCTTTTTTTCGTTGAGCAAGCCCTGATAGTACACCCTGGCCGTTTCTCCCAGGCGCAGGAAAGCCTGCTCCAGGAGATGCTTCTGCCCGGACATGCTCTTGTAGCGCTGCTGATGCTCGGGCAGGATCTGTCTTTGGTCCTGGCCCGTTGCATAGACATGCCGGCAATGCATCTGATTGTGCAGCCAGATTTCCAGATGCTCCTTGTAGAGGCGGACCTGGACATGCTCGCCGATGAGGCTTGGGTCCGTGCTGTAGCGGTTGCGGTCCACTGCGATGCAGAAATCGGCGTGGACCAGTCGCTCGACTTCTTTGTAGACTTGGTCGGATAGGTTGCGGGACAGGGGCTTGAGAAACGACCGTTCCCGCTCCAAGCGGGCCATGGGTTTTTCCCTGAGCGTGCCGTGGATGCGGACGTTGGCTTTGTTCGCTCTCCAGTGATCCAGGCGCTGGTTGAGGTCTTCCAAATCCCTGAACTCCCTGCCTTTGAGGAAGTTGTTCTCGATGTAGTGGAAGGGACGTTCCACCATGCCGTGGCGCTCTTTTTTGCCCGGTTGCAGGATGACGATCCTGAACCCGTACTCCTTGGCAAAGCGTTCGAAGATCGGGTTGATCCAGACCTTGCCCGGCCCGACATGTCTGCCCACCGTGGTCATGTTGTCGTAGGTCATGATTTCAGGCACAGCCCGCAGTTCCTGAAAAGCCTGCTCATGCAGGGCGATGACGCTCTCGATGGTCTGGTCCAGAAAGATGCGGTTGAACATCCAGCGGCTGAAGCACAAAACGATGGAGCCTGTCTGTACGCTCTGGATACGACCGCCGATAACGACCTTGTGCTCACTCCAGTCCATCTGACCCTCATGTCCTGGCGGATGGTCGATGGGCGCTGTGGGTCTTTTGCGGGCCTTGGGCCGGACCTTGCGCAGATATTCCTTGAGGATGGAGTATCCGCCTTTGTAGCCGAGTTCCTGAATCTCTTCCAGGATGCGGACCCCAGAGAGATCTTTCTCCCGGGCCAGATACTCGATCTTACTTTTGAAAGGGGTCAGCTTGCCTGCCTTGAACGAGACCTGTTTGACGTCGTGTGCCGGCGAGCTGCTTCTCTTGAGCACGCGCCGCACGGCATTGCGGCTGACCCCGGTCTGTTTTACCGTGGCCCGGATGGAGCCCGTTTCCTGAAAGACGCGGCGCACCAGGGTTCTTTGTTCTTCTGTAATGCGACTCATGTTTCCTCCAGTGTCGTATTGAGGATTTGCATGGAATTTTTGACCAGTTCCAGGGCGGATCGGCAGTGGTCCTGGTGAACAAGCTTTTTTTCCAGGGATGCAAATATCTTCCAAAGCCGGTTCACGACTTTTTGCACGTCCTGCTGCTCCCGATGCACCGCAAGGGCCTGCCTGGGATCGTGGAGCAGGTATTTCCTGAGTTCCTGGTCTTTGGCCTTGGACCATAGATCGACCAGAGTTCGAACCTCGCCGACGTTGAGCCGATGGCCCTGAATGGCCGCGGAGAAGTCCGGCTGGTTGCAGGTGTGCAACCGCGCCAGGTGCACACCGGACCCTGGCGGGAGCAGTTCCAGCTGGATGTCCTTGATGATCTCCGGTCCCAATGAATTGACGAACATGAGCCGTCGACTGACCCAGCTCTTGTGTCTGTCCAGGATTGAGGCAACCTCGGTCTGGCTCAACCCGTCCACCTCCACCAGTTCCTTGACCAGCAGGGCCTCCTGGATCAGGCTCCGGGATCTTCCAGGATTCAAAAGCAAGGTCATGGCCTTGGCCCGCACCTGGTCCGCATCAATGGCCATGGCCTCGAGGCGGTCATGTTTCAGAATCTGAGCTGCGGCACATCGCTTGAAGCCGTCCACCAGCACCGTGTCCGCGACAATGACCGGAGTCAGTTGCCCTTGCTTCCTGAGGGCGTCGGCCATGCGCCCAATTGCGACCTGAGGCGACCTGCGCAAGGGAAGCAGGCGCATGTCTATCTGGTCCAGAGACAGGGAAAAGCTTTTCATCTGCTCTGGACCGCCTGCCGGATTCGACGGGCTCCGACCAAGTTCCTCGCGTACAGTTCTTCCTGATTGGGCACACGACCTGACTCGCATTTAACGGGCTTCCCCGGCAGGGACAGGACCTGGAATATGCGCCCGTCAAAGGCCAGCAGGTCCTTGTCGATCAGCCCGTCCCTGGCCTGAATGTACTCATCCAGGCTCAGCCCGGTGATGGCGCAGACTTTGTCGTAGCTGTAGTACGACAGGCCTCTGCCATCCGCGACGAGGATCAGGAAAAAATACAGAATCAGCTCCTGCGTGGTTAGCTTTTGCCAAAACCCGTCGCGCAAGAAACGGTGCTGGATGAAGGCAAAGCTACCTTGAATGCTCCGCTGACGCTGCGCATTGATCACTCTCTTTTCCACCATGGTCCCCTCCTGTGGTTTTCAGGACGCATCCTGCCGCTCCTGAGCCAAAACCCCTTCACTATCTCTCCGGCAGCACCGCAAAATCGGCAACTATGCGGGAGATCGCCCGCCCTCGGCCCGCTGTTTTCGGTTCCCGGACCAAGGTTGCAAGGGAGATTAGCGCAACCGCCCAAAGATGGTGAACCTTGATCATCCATGCTTTTTGATTTTTTTCTCAACCGGCGACGTCTCTCGCCAAGACAGTGCTGCGCCTTCCCCTTGCGCGTCTGGCGGTATCGCCTCTGATAGTGATTGAGCGATTCGCGCCTGGCCTCGTATCGGCAACGTGCGCAGCAAAAGGCCTGCCCTCGCCAGCAAGACCGGCAAACGAAAAATTTCACCCGACAACGTCGGCATGAGACAGTGATGAGCTGGATGATGGTGACGACCTCCGGCCTTGCAAGGAAACGACAGCCGGAGTATCAAGAGAACTGGAATGAGTGGGCTGCCGTCTTCAGCGGTTGACCACGACAAAGGCTCGGAGGGTTCAGACTCCGAGCCTTTTTTATGCTTCACCATGTGTGCGGCGAAGTCAGATGGTCAGGGGCAAGAAACCCGAACCATCCCATCAGGAGAAAGAAAATAGGAAGTAAATCAAGTGTGTTTGCACACACAAGAGAAAGAAGAAGATACGGAAGAAAATGAAGGAAGGAAATACACAAGTACCACTAACGCCACCCCAGGGTTTCACCTAAACCGGCCCACATGGGTCCGGTCTAGGGTAGCGGTGTCATCCTGCAGGCGAACGCCCATCTTGTCCCTGATCTCGCTGGGGGCCAGGATGGTGTAAATGGGCCTTTGGTCAGACCTTGGTATTTTTTTACCCTTGGCGAGCAACTTGGCCTGTTTGTCCGTCAGTACCGGGTTGACTTCCAGAATGAAACGCTCCGGGGTGTACAGAAGCATCAACTCTTCCAGGGCCGTGACCACGTTTCCGCTGGTGGTCTTGAGATCGTGAAGAGGTATCTCGGAGGGACCACAGGTTAAAACGAGCTTGCCGCTTCTGTCGAAAAGGTTGATGCTGTCCAACGATGCGTCGGTCAGCCATTTCCTCTCCTGAGCGGTTATTTTCCTGACCACTCCTTGATTCATGACGACGTAGCCTTTGAGTTGCTCCATCATTTGCAAGTAGTCATCGTGATGTTCCCGTAATTGTGGAGCAAGGTTGACGTTGGAAAAGGCTTCTCTGTTCTTGCCGTATTCCATGAATTCGATGAAATTTCTTTGAACGTTCAAACCGGTTTGATGTTCTTGGCTATCAATCAGGATGATCAGGCTTGCGGCATCCTCAATAGCTGTTATCGGAAAGGGAAGTGCAAACAGATCAAGGTCGAAATCTGGCTTTGTCTTCGAAAGATGCTCATGGGGAATCTTGTCGAAAGTGAAAAGCTTTGCATCTTCCAGAATACTTTTTTTTCCTGGGAAGAACTTTTCGGCAACTCCGCATAATTTATCAAAAAGCATAGTGTTTATGATCTCTGGCAAACTTTAGAACACCAGTCATGGCTCAAGAAAATCACCCTGGAAATGTAAATACCATACCCGTTCGCAGCTGCTTGTAAAACACATTCAACTCATCCATCCTTCCCCCAACAGCCTCCAGATTTCCATCCCGCTCCGCGTCTTCCATTTCCATGGCTAGGCCCCGCAGGGTATCCGCGCCGATATTGGCGGCCATGCCATTGATGGTGTGAGCTGTCAGACGGGCTGCCGAGACGTCCACGGCCATCTGCAGTTCCAGAAGTCGCTGGGGCGGGCTTCCCAGGCACAATGGTACTATCTTAAACTACTTCCGAAATATGGGGTCCACTATATCCGTATGGACGTCTTCCCCCCTGGGCAGCCACTTCCCCAACACCCGTGCCAGCTCCACCGGATTGATGGGCTTAGTCACATAATCGTCTATGCCAGCCTCAAAACGTGCGAACCGGCTGCGAAGCCTGCCGGTCCAGGCTGGACTTTCAGTCCGCTGGATCAAACCCACCAGCTTTAAGCTGGTGGTTGTTTAGTTGTATGTTTTTTAAAGTGCTACTTTTAAGCCAGCTACCTTCGGAACGTTGGCAGATTATTCACCGCGAAGCTTATCCAAGTAGTCAGAATACCACTGTACCATTTTTCGGCGATCATCGAGTCTTTCCGACCTGTTATAGGCGCCTTCCACCTTGTCTTGTCTGACATGGGCCAATTGCAACTCGATTGTCTGCTTGTCCCATAAGCCGGACTCATTTAGCAAGGTCGATGCTGTGGACCTAAATCCGTGAGCCGTCATCTGTTCTTTGCTGTAACCAATCGTTCTTATGGCAGTTCTTACGGTATTCTCGCTGATGCACCTTGATCGGCCTCTTTCAGAAGGAAAGAGGTATTTCCCCGTGCCTGTCTCTGGGCGAAGAGTATCAAGGACAGCAAGTGTTTGCCGGCTCAGTGGAACAAGGTGTTCACGCCGTTTCTTGGTTTTTTCCTTTGGGATCGTCCACATGGCCGACTCAGTATCAATTTCTGACCACTCGGCGTGGCGGATCTCTCCAGGCCTTGCAAATGTGAGCGCAGAAAAAAGTAGGGCACAACAAACGGTTAGGCTGCCTTGATATTCATCTATGTCGCGCATCAAAGCACCCACTTGGTCTGGCTTGGTCAATGCCGCAAAGTTTCGGGATCGGATCGGCTGCAAAGCTTTCCTAATGATGGCTGCTGGGTCGGTGTGATCACGGCCCTCGGCAATGCTGAAGACGAATATGTTGGAGGCGATTCCACGAACTCGGTGAGCTGTATCAATTGCACCACGTTCTTCAATTTTTCTGATCGTCTCGAGCATGTCTATCGGCTTGATGTCGTTGATCAGCAATCTACCTATATAAGGAAGTAAATTTTGCTCGATGCGAAGCCAGGTCAACTCTGCATGTTCCGGAGTCCAACTGTTTTTAACTCTCTCATGCCAAAATCTGGCTACCTCTTCAAAAGTTGCACCACTTTTTAACCGTTCCCTGGCTGGGTCTTTTTTGTCAGCCAGAAGCGTTCGTTTTTCAGCGGCTTTCTCTCTTGCTTCAGCAAGGGAGAGGTCAGGGTACGCTCCAAGGGAGATTTGATTTCTCTTCCCGTTGAATTGGTATCTGAAACGCCAGACCTTTTTACCTGTTGGATAGACAACCAGGTACAGGCCACCTCCGTCAATTTCCAGATAGGATTTTACCTTGGATTTCAAGGCATCGATCTTCTTTACAGTCAAGGGCATGGCGCATTCTCCAGGGTCAAGATGGTGCAAGAATTTCGGGGAGTGGTTTTCGTGTACCACTCTTGCACCACATGGACGCTGGATAGCAATGTCCATTTCGGACGAAACTGGACAAAAAAGAAACCCGCTAAGCTTGTTTTCTCAAGCATTAGCGGGCTTCTTTTGATTATCTCGGACAATCTCGGACTAACTGAATGGTGCCGGGGGTCGGAATCGAACCGACACGGAGTTGCCCCCGCTGGATTTTGAGTCCAGTGCGTCTACCAGTTTCACCACCCCGGCGTAAACAATCATCTTTAGTTGGCACTGCTTGGATTTGTCAAGCTTTTTTCGCCTGTGCTTTTTCGCTTGCGTCAGCGGTCAGCGGCACATTTTTCGTGCGCATCAAGCGAATTTATTTTGGATAATTTCGACCAGATTTTCTGTTGTGAACCCATATTTTTTGGCCAGGGCGCCCGCTGGGGCGGAGTCGCCGAAGTGGTCCAGGCCCAGGATCAGTCCATCGGTGCCGACGTACTTGTACCAGGGGGTGGAGCGGCCGGCTTCAACGGCGACGCGTTTCTGGACATGGGGGAGAAGGACTTCGTCCTTGTAGGCCTGGGGCTGTTCCTCGAAGATTTCCAGGCAGGGAGCGCTGACGACGCGGATCTTTAACTCCGGGAGCATCCGGGCCGCCTCGACGGCCAAATGCACCTCGGAGCCGGTGGCGATAATGACCATTTCCGGCTTTTTGTCCGCTGGATCGTGCAGCACATAAGCCCCTCGCTTTGTCCCTTCAGACACCTGCGGGAAGGTTGCCGGATCCAGGACCGGAACGTCCTGACGGGTGAAGAGCAGGGCAGAGGGGCGATTGTGCTGGGTCAGGGCGATTTCCATGGCCGCACGGCTCTCCAGGACGTCCGCGGGACGCAGTACCAGCAGATTGGGAATCAGGCGCAGGGACCAGACATGCTCCACCGGCTGGTGGGTCGGGCCGTCCTCGCCCACATAGAAGGAGTCGTGGGTGTAGACGTGCAGGACCGGCAGGTTCTGGATGGCGGACATGCGCACGGCATTGCGCTGGTAGTCGGAAAAAACCAGGAAGGTTGCGCCGAATCCCACCAGACCGCCATGCAGGGCCACGCCGTTGAGGATCGCGCCCATGGGGAACTCCCGGACACCAAAGCAGAAATTCCGTCCGCTGGGGTTGTCCGCGCCAAAGATGCCGGTGGTATCCCGAAATTTCGCGGTCTGATTGGACGGGTCCAGGTCTGCCGAGCCTCCGACCAGGTTTGGCAACTGAGTGATCAACTCCCCGAGGCATTGTCCAAACGCCTTGCGGGTGGACATCTTTTTCGCGGCGTCCACCTCCGGCCAGCTGAAGGAACGGTGGGCGGGTTCAGTAAAAGTCTGGTTCCAGATATCAGCAAAGGCAGTGTCCATGGTCATTTTTGCCTGGACATGGCGTTTCCAGGCGTCCACCTGCTGGATCAGGTCCGGATACCGCTCTTGGAAATGGTCCAGGGTTTCCTGGGGGAGAAAGAAGGATTCCTCTTCAGGCAGTCCCATGTTGCGCTTGGTGGCCTTAATCTCATCGGGGTCGAGCGGTGCACCGTGGGTCTCGAAATTCCCCTCCATGGTGGCCGTGCCCTTGGCA includes these proteins:
- a CDS encoding tyrosine-type recombinase/integrase, which translates into the protein MPLTVKKIDALKSKVKSYLEIDGGGLYLVVYPTGKKVWRFRYQFNGKRNQISLGAYPDLSLAEAREKAAEKRTLLADKKDPARERLKSGATFEEVARFWHERVKNSWTPEHAELTWLRIEQNLLPYIGRLLINDIKPIDMLETIRKIEERGAIDTAHRVRGIASNIFVFSIAEGRDHTDPAAIIRKALQPIRSRNFAALTKPDQVGALMRDIDEYQGSLTVCCALLFSALTFARPGEIRHAEWSEIDTESAMWTIPKEKTKKRREHLVPLSRQTLAVLDTLRPETGTGKYLFPSERGRSRCISENTVRTAIRTIGYSKEQMTAHGFRSTASTLLNESGLWDKQTIELQLAHVRQDKVEGAYNRSERLDDRRKMVQWYSDYLDKLRGE
- a CDS encoding ParB/RepB/Spo0J family partition protein; its protein translation is MKSFSLSLDQIDMRLLPLRRSPQVAIGRMADALRKQGQLTPVIVADTVLVDGFKRCAAAQILKHDRLEAMAIDADQVRAKAMTLLLNPGRSRSLIQEALLVKELVEVDGLSQTEVASILDRHKSWVSRRLMFVNSLGPEIIKDIQLELLPPGSGVHLARLHTCNQPDFSAAIQGHRLNVGEVRTLVDLWSKAKDQELRKYLLHDPRQALAVHREQQDVQKVVNRLWKIFASLEKKLVHQDHCRSALELVKNSMQILNTTLEET
- a CDS encoding ADP-ribosylglycohydrolase family protein, with amino-acid sequence MPQAIRAFYDSTDFEDAISTAVSLGGGCDTLTCITGGIA
- the istB gene encoding IS21-like element helper ATPase IstB; its protein translation is MDQILLEKVQKDLKNLLLKDMAQSLETSLHHAVKERQGHLEFISHLLDAQITGRRQRAVQRRIDKACFPRHMTFENFDWNFQPGLNVEHLKNLRQLAFVRHKSPLLILGASGCGKTHIATALGIKTCELGLKAKFFRLQEILAQLYASLADDSTDELLVGLSKLDLLILDDVNFIRTKHEYPSLLLDLVNACQDRVCLVVTSYLNIEEWGAALGNPSVVNAVVDRLFHRAEILHIHPAISYRTQGPHAPKIPAKTE
- the tkt gene encoding transketolase; this encodes MPTTGPNQRAVNIIKGLAMDATRAANSGHPGGPMSSADMGYVLFHEFLRHDPRDPEWFNRDRFVLSGGHMSMLLYSLLTLAGHLNIQDLRDFRQLGSRTPGHPEEHMTPGVEATTGPLGQGLAMGVGMAAAERMQAAKLGNDVVDHFTYVLVSDGDLQEPVALGASSLAGHWGLGKLIVFYDSNQIQLSGPTDRSDCTDYRKLYEAFCWHVLEVDGHDRDQIRAAIREAQAETSRPTLIIGHTVIAKGTATMEGNFETHGAPLDPDEIKATKRNMGLPEEESFFLPQETLDHFQERYPDLIQQVDAWKRHVQAKMTMDTAFADIWNQTFTEPAHRSFSWPEVDAAKKMSTRKAFGQCLGELITQLPNLVGGSADLDPSNQTAKFRDTTGIFGADNPSGRNFCFGVREFPMGAILNGVALHGGLVGFGATFLVFSDYQRNAVRMSAIQNLPVLHVYTHDSFYVGEDGPTHQPVEHVWSLRLIPNLLVLRPADVLESRAAMEIALTQHNRPSALLFTRQDVPVLDPATFPQVSEGTKRGAYVLHDPADKKPEMVIIATGSEVHLAVEAARMLPELKIRVVSAPCLEIFEEQPQAYKDEVLLPHVQKRVAVEAGRSTPWYKYVGTDGLILGLDHFGDSAPAGALAKKYGFTTENLVEIIQNKFA
- the istA gene encoding IS21 family transposase; the encoded protein is MSRITEEQRTLVRRVFQETGSIRATVKQTGVSRNAVRRVLKRSSSPAHDVKQVSFKAGKLTPFKSKIEYLAREKDLSGVRILEEIQELGYKGGYSILKEYLRKVRPKARKRPTAPIDHPPGHEGQMDWSEHKVVIGGRIQSVQTGSIVLCFSRWMFNRIFLDQTIESVIALHEQAFQELRAVPEIMTYDNMTTVGRHVGPGKVWINPIFERFAKEYGFRIVILQPGKKERHGMVERPFHYIENNFLKGREFRDLEDLNQRLDHWRANKANVRIHGTLREKPMARLERERSFLKPLSRNLSDQVYKEVERLVHADFCIAVDRNRYSTDPSLIGEHVQVRLYKEHLEIWLHNQMHCRHVYATGQDQRQILPEHQQRYKSMSGQKHLLEQAFLRLGETARVYYQGLLNEKKGAAGYHMQRILKLADRHGQEVVLGAINHAAKYGAYDAQTVLRVIQGKNLRRGQTTAMPENIRQWLKAQAVQQHDLGRYDKLIQGQEVQDGSNPA
- a CDS encoding helix-turn-helix domain-containing protein, which translates into the protein MVEKRVINAQRQRSIQGSFAFIQHRFLRDGFWQKLTTQELILYFFLILVADGRGLSYYSYDKVCAITGLSLDEYIQARDGLIDKDLLAFDGRIFQVLSLPGKPVKCESGRVPNQEELYARNLVGARRIRQAVQSR
- a CDS encoding Hpt domain-containing protein, which codes for MCLGSPPQRLLELQMAVDVSAARLTAHTINGMAANIGADTLRGLAMEMEDAERDGNLEAVGGRMDELNVFYKQLRTGMVFTFPG